From the Candidozyma auris chromosome 2, complete sequence genome, the window TTTAATCAGAGACACGAATACGCTCTAACGAATCCATGCTTACGATTTTTATTTGAGCGAATGGCTCAAGCAGACCCTGATAAGTTAGATTTTGAGAAGCTGCAATTTCCATGGAATGAAAGCTTTGTAGCAAAAAAGGATTGAATTTATTAATATTTGAGCAAATCATGTAGAGCCGTTcttttgccttcttttttgcacAGCCCTAGCTAAGTTATTCAACATTTTTACCGTTGTGTCCCAAGAAACACAGCTGTCAGTAATCGATACGCCATATTTTAATGCCCGCTTACCTTCGTTACCTGATGGCATACTTTGCTTCCCCTCGTTGATATTGGATTCAATCATCACACCCATTAACGCGTTTTCACCCGCCTCAATCTGTCTCAGGACATCTTCTAACACAGCAGGCTGATTTCTGTAATCTTTCTTCGAATTGTCATGTGAGCAGTCAATCATGATCTTTATGTTAGgatttgagctttttgcGATGGCTGACTTGGCGCTCTGAACGGACTGTAAATCATAGTTCGTCAAGTTCTTACCACCTctcaaaatgatgaagcAGTGGTCATTTCCCTTCGTGGTTGTGATTGCCGCTAATCCGTTCTTCGTCACACCCATGAAATGATGACCTTTTGATGATGCTTGCACGGCGTCCAATGCAACCCCAACATTGCCATCGGTACCATTTTTAAAGCCGATAGGAAAGGATAAGCCAGAAGCCAACTCTCTGTGTAACTGAGACTCCGTGGTTCTAGCACCAACTGCGCCAAAACTCAATAAGTCAGAGAAGTATTGCGGGGAAATTGTGTCTAGCATCTCACTTCCAATAGGAATACCCACAGCACCAGTCAAGTCAGCATACAACTTTCTCGAAACCCTGAGACCCTTATTGATATCAAAAGAGTTGTCGACATTAGGATCATTAATGAGGCCCTTCCAACCTACAGTTGTTCTAGGCTTTTCTAAATAAGCTCTCATGATGATGACTAAGTCattctccaactcctcggAGATCTTTTTTAAACGATTAGCGTACTCGAGTGCAGCCTCCGGATCATGAATGGAGCAAGGACCCACAATGACTAAACAACGGTCGTCCTTCCCGCCGATGATTCTTGATGCGTCAACTCTTCCCTTGATGACTGTTTCCAATGATTTCTTTGACGCTTTAATTTCATTCTGAAGGAGCGCTGGTGGTATCAAGGGGTCATATCCCATAATCCTTGTGTCGTCGTACTCTTCAGGAATGGGTGTCTGGCTCATGACAGTTGTGGaagcgaaaagaaaagaaggaagcgAGAATGTAAAATAAAATATTTGTAATGTGTGTTCGCAACGAACTCTGAGTGCTGGAATGAAAGGTGACTCAATGAAAATTTTGGCTGCGCGAGAAGGCATCTCGAGGGTAATATATACAGTACACACATGTAATCTTATGAGTTCACTTCGGGAGCTAGGGCTACGAATGTAAAAATTCCAGGATATGCAGTACTAAATCAAAAGGACTGATGATGGCAACAGATTAGAACCGAATACGCAAAattatttttctttttttaatttttaTATTTACATTTCGTTCAGAGTCAATTTGATTCCATGAGGTTTACACAATCATGTATAACGAGCAATTTTTATCCGGTTCTGAGTGTATATGGAAATTCTTGTCTTAAAGACTGTAATCGCGAATGTTGTCACCACGTTTGATCAATGATATGCTTCCATCAGAGTTTACAGATGCTCAACGCATTTTCATAACCTTTTTAGTCTTTGGACTAGTGAACAACATTTTATATGTTGTGATCCTTTCTGCAGCTATAGACCTCGTTGGTTCTGCTACCCCTAAGGGGGTAGTATTGCTCGCAGATATAATGCCGTCCTTGCTTATCAAAGCATTAGCACCATTGGTAATTCATGAAGTACCTTATCACACTAGAATATGGACATTGATCgcactttcttttcctgGAATGCTTATAGTGAGCTTGTTCTTCCAGAGCAAAGTTGTTGTTATTATAGGAATTTGCATGGCATCCGCTTCATCTGGATTGGGCGAagtctcttttcttctgttgACTCATTTTTATCCTAGGAACTCTGCTATCGGTGGGTTTTCCACAGGTACTGGTGGTGCTGGGATTGCGGGAAGCTTCCTCTACTTGTTGTTAACAAATGTATTGAAGTTGTCAGCCCAAAAGGCACTCCTACTATTTGCCATCATCCCCTTCAGCCATATCATAGCATACTATTTATTGTTACCTCCAGTCATCAGCTATCATGAGCTATCCACTGGAGGTGAACTTATGGATACGAGTCTTGCTAATGATGTCGATATTGATGGGATAAAACAAGGATACCATGTAGGTATGATTAGGGATCTCATTGCTCACGCCGGCGAAACACTAAACAAGATAAGGCCCTTGGTTCGGCCATTCATGATACCATTGAGCACCGTTTACATTTTCGAATATGTGATCAATCAGGGGATATCCCCAACTTTGCTTTTTCCCTTACACCAATTGCCTACATGGCTTTTTAAGGAGTACCGAGACATTTACGTATTTTATGGGTTCTTATACCAAGTTGGCGTTTTCATCTCTAGATCGTCAATAAACTTTGGAATCAGGATCCGTCAATTGTACTTATTGAcgtttcttcaatttgttaATGTTGTGATTACTTTATTTCAGTCATTATACAGCATTCCATTTCCAAACATTTGGGGCCTTTCGTTGCTAATTTTTTACGAGGGATTACTTGGCGGGTTTCTGTATGTGAACACTTTCATGTCCGTGAGTGAACAAGTGTCGGAGACCTCAAGGGAATTTGCGATGGGTAGCGTGGGTATTAGTGATTCTTTCGGCATCATGATTGCCGGATCTATCAACTTATGGCTAGAGCCAACCTTGTGCGATCATCAGGTACTGCAAGGCCAAAATTGGTGTAGACTTGGTCAAGCAATATGAAACCAACAAATTAATAGAGGCAATCTACAGATCATATTATCTAAAGTAAATTACGCTATCAGTATAATACGcaatcttgattttgtgcGGTTTCATGCAGCCCAAGCATACTTTTCAAACATGTGATAGGGACCACCCAACACCTAAATAGTAGAGCTTTTTCTAAAGACCAGCCCGTGCCTGTTTCTCGCTTCATGATTCGCGAGAAAGAGTCAGAATCCATTGTTGTCTGTTCTTACATCTCTATCTTTTGTTTTCATGAGCCGCTCTCTCCTAGTCAACGAAGCAATTTATCTATCGAGAGACATATGCGCATTAACTTCATGTCTCCAAGAGGAAAAAAGCCTGCTGTGGGGTCGTGAATGTTGGGTTCACAGAAAATCGTACTTAAAGGTCTTAGGAGCGCAACAATTATTGGTAAACCACTCGTTCAGCGATGGCAGATACAATTGCAAATTCAGACTTTGATGTCAATATTTTAGACAATGCGTTGACGGAACCCAATGTTGAGCTTACTTTTCCCTTACCAACGGATAAGGAGACGGTTTTGGATTTAGAGACGAATGAGAAGGTAAGCAATAGTTTTAGTCTTTTGGGAAACTTTATTAAGTTCTTCAGCTCCATAAAGTATGACGACATTTATTCGAATGGTGAGTTCAAATATTCAGTCAGTAAGATTGGCGGAAAATTCAATCGCATGTCGAAAGAGTTTATGGCAGAAAGATTACAGAAGACGGACGAGAAGTTGGATGAATTGGTGTATAAACTAGTGGATCTGGAATTAAGGATGAACCTTATTAAGGCAAAAGATTTTCTGAAGAGATACACGGAagtgaagaacttcatgaTTAAATACTACTCCGCcgaaaatgaaaagaatCTTCCCCAATTTGGTTCACCTACATTTTTAAAAGTCTGTTACATCACGGTTATAAAAACTGTTCGCAAGATGTTCCCTCAAGGCGTATGGGTCAATAGGGAACAAATGAGCTCACTCTACAAGAGATATTTGGAGAATCCGATGTCCATTATTCTCCTCCCGAACCATCAGTCTCATATCGACTACGTCATGTTACATTTGATTTTAATTAGATTCCAGATGTCCATCCCCACAGTTATCGCGGGTGAAAATTTGAATGTGGCAATATTTGGAAGAATAATGAAAGGATTAGGCGGaattttcatcaaaaggTCATTCAACAACGAGTTGTATACCGAGAGGAACCTTACGAATTATGTTGAATATGTCCTCATGAACAAAATCCACTTCGAAGTGTTTATTGAGGGGACGCGTTCCAGAGACGGCAAgttgcttcttccaaaatacGGTATTCTCAAGACTCTTGTGTCAATTTATTTGAAACAGCGTCGTCAAGAGGGTAACAGAAATTTCGACATGTTGATGCAGCCAATTTCAATCACTTATGAGCGAATCTATGAGGCTGACGGCTATCTTGATGAACTAATTGGCAGCGacaaaaaacaagaaagtTTCGTGAATATTTTGTCAAATGGAATCTCAAATCTTGTGTATGGGGTTGACAGAGACGACTCGAAGAAGGAAGTCACGAAGGACGGCTTCGTCACCAATGTCAATCGCACGTTGCATGGGAAGATCTTCGTTAAATTAGCTGACTGCTTCACTTTATCCTCTTATGTTGAAGATCCAAAAAACAGGGTTGATTATGAAGCTGAGGACGACGCCTCAGTGTCTGAGCAGGACATCAACTTAAAAAAACTTGGCTTCAAAATCTTACACGCTATAAACAATGCCTCCTATTTACCTGAGTGTGCAATTGTTGGCATGGTTATACAAACTTATCATTATATGTCGGGAAAAGCAGAGTTTAATGCGGCGGATTTGTTGCCAATGCTTGACTTCCTAATAAATGTCTATCAGGAGGAAAATTTGAGCCCAACAAATTCAAAGATTTTAAAAGCTATCCAGGAATTAACACCTGATCAAAAGATCGAGTTAATCAAAATGCAGAttatttctttcttcaaattcactCGAATCAATCCTGAAACAAATGTCGTGAGAGTTGATAATTCGTTTGAACTTCTTTACTACAAGAACCTTACCATCCATTTATTGATTCATAAGTGTTTGGTATCACTTATCTTGTTGAAAACCCTGGATCGAATGCAAATCAACAAGCTATTTTATATTTTCACTGGGTTTTTAAAAAACGAGTTTTTGTTTGATTACAACTACAATCCGCGGCATAATTTGTCTTATATCTTGGAGAGGTATCAAGAGTTGGGTGTCATCTCGGATTCATTCGAGGTGAAGAACAAATACTTTCACAACGTGCTTGCAACCATCATTTTGCCCTTCATCGAATCATTTATGATTTGTGTCGATGAGTTGAATAGCACCGTGGTGAAATTTTATGCAAATTCACAAAATAAAATTACTGAACAACAACTCATCAGTGACAACTTGATGCTGAAGGACTACCCGACCACCAAATCactcttgaagatcatTCAAAAGGAGAATATGAAGATGTTTGAGAAGGGTAACCTGCATTTCCATATTGAGACCTATAACAAGCAATATTTGCTCTCATTCTTGTTTTACTTAAAcaatttgaagttgattAAAATATTCAAAAACAAGTCGAAAACGAAAGCATATGTCATCATTAGAAATCTGCGTGACTTGAAGTTTATCTTAAATTTCTTGCAAAGGTTTATCATGAAAAGTGAGGTAGATAACATTTCCTTAAACTACATGATTGACATCGTGGATAAAAACTTCGAGAGGGACGCCAATGAGTACAGGGCCAAGTTGTGATTTCAGAGTCTAAAAATCATGCCTCGAAGCCATTACATAGAACAATTAGTGTTGAGAAGTCACAATTTCGTagtttgcaaaaatttTAAGCTGCTTCAGCTACCCATGTACCTGGTCCATTTATTCATGCATACAATTTGATATTGCCATTCTCTCCTATTCATACATCCATGCACCATTCTTTCGCTATCTCGTGACGAAAGAAGGACTCAGCCACAAATAATCAAAAATCGGTTTATAGTAGACTCGAAGAATCGTTAAACTTTTgtccttctccaaactgTGAACCAGTCTTTCGAAGAgtgttcttctttttatcaACGCGTAGATTGGCGTTCGAGTTCGTGCCTCCGATGTGCTATCATTTGAGTGTCTAATTGCCTCGTCCTTCTCCTATCGCCCTTTAGTTGTGCGACCCATGCTGGGAGGAAGCGCGGACCAAACacatcaccttcttcttccttcaaaagtCTTAAAGGGTTGTCGATTCTTTTTTGCTAAGAAGCGTATCAGATAACAGATAGTTATCGCCCTCGTCACTAGTCTAAGGTACTTCACCCCCTCAAGTATCAATGAGGAAAGAGTTAAAGTTCATCTTGTGGGGCCATGCTGCCTTAATAGCATTTTTGGTTTATTGCAGCTATGATTTGATTAGtttgctttttgatgattcttttcAAGATGATCTACTAGATGTTGAGCTCAATCCCGCTGATGGAAGAATTGATAAACCGAACGTCATACCCAAAATTATACATCAAACATACAAGGACGAGCATATTCCGAAGCTATGGCAGCCCGGGCAAGAAGCTTGTGTGGAGCTACATCCTGATTACCAATACATATTATGGACTGACAATTCTGCTAGAGAGTTCATCGCAGAGGAGTACCCTTGGTTTCTCGAGACCTGGGATTCTTATCCATATCCTATTCAACGTGCAGATGCTATTCGCTACTTCGCTTTAGCGCATTATGGCGGCATCTACATCGATTTGGACGATGGTTGCGTCCGCCGTTTAGACCCTTTGTTGACGGTTCCAGCATTTGTGAGACAGACTGTACCAACAGGCATCTCAAATGATGTGATGGGCGCAGTACCAAAGCACCcttttttcatcaaggtGCTAGACAATCTCAAGAAGTATAAGAGAAACTGGCTTGTTCCTTATATCACGATAATGTTTTCCACTGGCCCTTTATTTCTCTCTGTCATGCTACAGCAGTACAAACGTTATGGTGTTCCGGAGGCCGCCAAGGTTAGAATTTTGCTTCCGCGAGACTATAAGACCCACGaattttccttctttgcgATATCACCTGGATCTCTGTGGCATCTTGATGATGCTAAATTTGTGAAGTCGTTAGCTAATCACATCGGGTTGGCTGTATTTGGAGGGTTTATCATCGCAAGTCTCTTCTTGTTACTAGAATGGTATTTCTACCAATGGTGTGTTCACACAAATTTTACCAAAAGTCTTGAACGATTGCAAGCTAAAGtaagatggagaagaattgttaaaagaagatcaaggaagGACTCAAACCTCCCTGCGCAAGTTAATATAAGCAAGGAGCAAAATATAGTTTAAGCTAGCATGCTAATCACTCTTTTGGAAccaaaatgagcttgtTTAGATACAATTTACGATTTATATTTGATATGCTGTGAAGCAATTCACTACCCTAGGCCGTAAATGCTTACAGATCGttctttgttcttttggCGATGGAATCGTAAACAGACAAACCGGAGGCAACAAAGCCGCTTACATCGCTCATGCTCGAAGGAATCACCACTGTATTAGTGGTCTTCGCAATATTACCAAATTCCTTGATATACTCTTGAGCAATTTGAAGATTAACAGCATTTTCTCCTGAGTGTTCCGCAATCGTCTTAGCAATACGTTCAATGCTTACTGCAGTTGATTCGGCCTTCAAAATAGCAGCCTGTTTTTCTCCTTCAGCTATATTTATTTTCGATTGCCTTACTCCCTCTGACTCCAAAATGTCCGCACGCTTCGATCTGTCGGCACTAACTTGCCTATGCATGGCATCGACAACATTTTGTGGAGGATGAATATCCCTTATTTCATATCGCAAACACTCAACTCCCCAATGATCTTTAGCGGCTTCGTTTATTATCTGATTGATATTGGTGTTTAGTTTTTGcctttctttcaaaaccGCGTCAAGACTCATGGAGCCGATTTCTGACCTCATCGTGGTTTGAGCGAGCTGACTTATAGCAAACTTGAAGTCCTCAACGCCATATGACGCTTTATAAGGGTCGTGAACCTTGATATACAAGATTCcgtcaagttcaagagagACATTATCCGCTGTGATGGCATTTTGGGATGGGATCTCAATGGCAGTCTCCTTTAAAGAATGTACATAAGAGATCCTGTCTAAGAATGGTAAAAGAAGTGCAATACCAGGCTGCAATACTTTCAGAAATTTTCCCATACGTTCTACAACATAGGCAGTTTGTTGTGGAACAAATTTGATAATGGTATTGGCGGGCAATTTGGCTCGCtgaaaaaagctcaaggcGGGATTTTGGTTCTTAAAGCCATTAGTTGACGAGTAAAGTCTAACTCGAGCAAGTAGATTTCG encodes:
- the ARO4 gene encoding 3-deoxy-7-phosphoheptulonate synthase ARO4 is translated as MSQTPIPEEYDDTRIMGYDPLIPPALLQNEIKASKKSLETVIKGRVDASRIIGGKDDRCLVIVGPCSIHDPEAALEYANRLKKISEELENDLVIIMRAYLEKPRTTVGWKGLINDPNVDNSFDINKGLRVSRKLYADLTGAVGIPIGSEMLDTISPQYFSDLLSFGAVGARTTESQLHRELASGLSFPIGFKNGTDGNVGVALDAVQASSKGHHFMGVTKNGLAAITTTKGNDHCFIILRGGKNLTNYDLQSVQSAKSAIAKSSNPNIKIMIDCSHDNSKKDYRNQPAVLEDVSRQIEAGENALMGVMIESNINEGKQSMPSGNEGKRALKYGVSITDSCVSWDTTVKMLNNLARAVQKRRQKNGST
- the MIT1 gene encoding mannosylinositol phosphorylceramide synthase catalytic subunit SUR1, which encodes MRKELKFILWGHAALIAFLVYCSYDLISLLFDDSFQDDLLDVELNPADGRIDKPNVIPKIIHQTYKDEHIPKLWQPGQEACVELHPDYQYILWTDNSAREFIAEEYPWFLETWDSYPYPIQRADAIRYFALAHYGGIYIDLDDGCVRRLDPLLTVPAFVRQTVPTGISNDVMGAVPKHPFFIKVLDNLKKYKRNWLVPYITIMFSTGPLFLSVMLQQYKRYGVPEAAKVRILLPRDYKTHEFSFFAISPGSSWHLDDAKFVKSLANHIGLAVFGGFIIASLFLLLEWYFYQWCVHTNFTKSLERLQAKVRWRRIVKRRSRKDSNLPAQVNISKEQNIV
- the SLP2 gene encoding Slp2p encodes the protein MFPLSAKRNLLARVRLYSSTNGFKNQNPALSFFQRAKLPANTIIKFVPQQTAYVVERMGKFSKVLQPGIALLLPFLDRISYVHSLKETAIEIPSQNAITADNVSLELDGILYIKVHDPYKASYGVEDFKFAISQLAQTTMRSEIGSMSLDAVLKERQKLNTNINQIINEAAKDHWGVECLRYEIRDIHPPQNVVDAMHRQVSADRSKRADILESEGVRQSKINIAEGEKQAAILKAESTAVSIERIAKTIAEHSGENAVNLQIAQEYIKEFGNIAKTTNTVVIPSSMSDVSGFVASGLSVYDSIAKRTKNDS